One genomic region from Ptychodera flava strain L36383 chromosome 5, AS_Pfla_20210202, whole genome shotgun sequence encodes:
- the LOC139132950 gene encoding insulin-like growth factor-binding protein complex acid labile subunit, whose product MCEVSLWKMLQHCFTLFLLVISLWKCETEPICKVYNTTYVDCSGRELHYLPQKIPSYTTYLDLTTNKIVSLPPNGFVTLKQLDCLDISANHISRISSMSLQALNNLKLLNFHRNNISIIASDAFQDLSKLEVLVLSFNRITKLPDKLFSQLKTLTELDLSSNFFLVLSVQIFRGLDNLQSLLLKDTGISSLPDGIFESLTNLKELHLHGNKMTCFPNKALQVLSNIETVLFDENEFDTTCSDINLENLQKLSLELCFLKDDIVPNIIFSNKRQYGMYQAMQNPQSKQGTYSDMKNVSEMSVYLSNNKINSDSLERLLYDFQYSGVTRLDLTEQYGRLSAINVTTLRGLKETKLTVLHLSSNALLSLLSGVFQWLPYLEQLHISKNALNHITVDAFVGLHSLKTLRLNENQLYAFSIGTFSGLKQLTTLDLRGNHFNKLPELFQSMNELTTLTYLHLSFNDFEGEIPANFTTPLFSLKDLDIAYNSFTSIHNDSFSNLTRLQLLDISYNWIRSFPEQVFYPLSSLKSLSLIGNKLSRLDFNGIHPFRYANKLENLSLTFFNAELLHLGDVPSLKHLFLENSNSPCVPFRFLQVVLLPTIHKLEIQEICVFDDMTSMPTQLVPVEILALRNVIFHQTSNFISFLKLFPYTKWFFMNSVTGLTSIDDLPKTQNMETLILMGTQLANLDTEWLKSQNNLHNAEIKSNGFDCSKCNMKNFYNWMETDKITKLDMSGCGTPESMKRKSLYSLEFGLECNQAFLISVPITCVAVFLTVTCNPLSLAYTLCYFPWKA is encoded by the coding sequence ATGTGTGAAGTTTCACTGTGGAAAATGCTGCAACATTGTTTTACTCTGTTCCTACTGGTCATTAGTCTCTGGAAGTGTGAGACAGAACCTATATGCAAAGTCTACAATACCACCTATGTTGACTGCTCAGGAAGGGAACTCCACTACTTACCACAGAAAATACCATCGTACACAACGTACTTGGACCTGACCACCAACAAGATTGTATCGCTGCCGCCAAATGGATTTGTGACTTTGAAACAGCTTGATTGCTTGGACATTTCTGCAAATCACATTTCCAGAATCAGCTCCATGTCTTTACAAGCACTGAACAATCTGAAACTACTGAACtttcatagaaataacatttCTATCATAGCTTCCGATGCATTCCAGGATTTGTCAAAACTGGAAGTACTTGTTCTATCATTCAACAGAATCACCAAGCTGCCTGATAAACTGTTCTCACAGCTTAAAACTTTAACAGAGCTGGACCTctcaagcaatttttttctaGTTTTGTCAGTCCAGATTTTCCGTGGATTGGATAATCTTCAAAGTCTTCTACTTAAGGACACAGGCATATCAAGCCTGCCTGATGGCATATTTGAAAGTCTTACAAACTTGAAGGAACTTCATCTCCATGGTAATAAAATGACATGCTTTCCAAACAAAGCATTGCAAGTGCTCAGCAACATAGAAACAGTGCTGTTTGACGAAAATGAATTTGATACAACCTGCAGTGACATCAATCTCGAAAATCTACAGAAGCTGTCATTGGAATTGTGCTTCCTGAAAGATGATATCGTACCAAATATTATCTTCAGTAATAAGAGACAGTATGGCATGTACCAGGCAATGCAAAACCCACAATCTAAACAAGGAACGTACAGTGATATGAAAAATGTATCAGAAATGTCTGTATATCTCAGCAACAACAAAATCAATTCAGATTCCCTGGAGAGACTTCTCTATGATTTCCAATATTCTGGTGTTACGAGACTAGACTTGACCGAGCAATATGGACGGCTGTCAGCAATCAATGTGACAACACTACGGGGTTTGAAAGAAACAAAGTTGACTGTTCTTCATCTTTCAAGCAATGCATTATTATCTCTGCTGTCTGGTGTCTTTCAGTGGTTGCCATACTTGGAACAACTGCACATCAGTAAAAATGCCCTGAATCACATCACTGTCGATGCCTTTGTCGGTCTTCATAGTTTGAAAACCCTGAGACTCAATGAGAACCAACTTTACGCATTTTCCATTGGAACTTTCAGTGGATTAAAACAGTTGACGACACTTGACTTGCGTGGCAACCACTTCAACAAACTGCCAGAACTATTTCAAAGCATGAATGAACTCACAACTTTGACGTATCTACATCTTAGTTTCAATGACTTTGAAGGTGAAATTCCTGCCAATTTTACCACACCACTGTTTTCTCTCAAAGATTTGGATATTGCTTACAATAGCTTCACCTCGATCCATAATGACAGTTTCTCCAACTTAACAAGATTACAGTTGTTAGATATATCATATAATTGGATCAGATCATTTCCAGAACAGGTGTTCTACCCTCTAAGTTCACTGAAATCACTTTCGCTTATTGGAAACAAACTTTCTAGATTGGATTTCAATGGTATTCACCCTTTCAGGTACGCAAATAAGTTGGAAAATCTATCTCTCACATTTTTCAATGCTGAACTTTTGCATCTAGGTGATGTTCCTTCACTTAAGCACTTATTTCTAGAAAACTCCAATTCACCGTGTGTTCCCTTTCGTTTTTTACAAGTGGTTCTTTTACCAACGATTCATAAACTTGAAATTCAAGAAATTTGTGTTTTTGACGATATGACGAGCATGCCCACTCAGCTTGTCCCGGTCGAGATATTAGCTCtcagaaatgttattttccaCCAAACatctaattttatttcatttttgaaactttTCCCCTATACAAAGTGGTTTTTCATGAATTCTGTAACTGGTTTAACTAGCATAGATGACCTACCTAAAACACAGAACATGGAGACATTAATATTGATGGGTACTCAACTAGCTAATCTTGACACTGAATGGTTGAAATCGCAGAACAATCTCCACAATGCAGAGATCAAATCAAATGGTTTTGATTGCTCAAAATGCAACAtgaaaaatttctacaattgGATGGAAactgacaaaataacaaaacttGATATGTCAGGGTGTGGAACACCAGAGAGTATGAAACGTAAATCACTGTACAGTTTAGAATTTGGATTGGAATGCAATCAGGCATTTCTGATCTCTGTACCCATTACCTGCGTTGCTGTATTTCTCACAGTAACTTGCAATCCGCTTTCGCTGGCATATACGTTATGTTATTTTCCTTGGAAGGCTTAG